A single genomic interval of Antarcticibacterium arcticum harbors:
- the tamL gene encoding translocation and assembly module lipoprotein TamL has product MRSLHFKYYYLFINLALVMALSGCSNTKYLNEGELLYVGGDIEVNGAETSRGDRKRIAENMETLLRPKPNTSFLGLRPKLYFYNIAGDSVGTKGFRHWLKYKMGEPPVLFSQVDLDYNAELIKGYAENKGYFNASSSADSTAKNKKATAEYTVELGSPYIYKEVDFPKDSIPVTAAIANTREKSLLKVGEPYDLDVIKAERVRIDANLKETGYYYFNPDYLLAKVDSTAGEKEVSLKMVLKEETPVEAKETYRINNIYIFPDYSLAEDSLIPSPPVGNKFGDYTIVDPKEKFKPKMFERTLLFEKGELYNRTDHNKSINRLVNLGTFKFVKNQFKVSDSATNLLDTYYYLTPLPKKSIRLELLGKTNSANYAGSEINLSWTNRNAFKGAEELRISAHGGFEVQVAGLNQGYNIYRIGTEATLTWPRLITPFQTPSNSAFVPRTRATLAYEFQARTKLYSLNSFNTSFGYLWKENLRKEHRLNVMDITFVNPFNVTELYEEQIALNPNLGRIIEEQLIFGPTYTFTYTNTMATAKTHTFYFQGGLDLAGNITGLLTGANIDSGDPVTIFDVPFSQYVKAETDFRHYMKLNRGLDLASRIIIGAGLPYGNSRELPFVKQFFVGGSNSLRAFRARSVGPGTYNIEVEASSFLPDQSGDLKLELNTELRADLFSIVEGALFVDAGNIWLMNEDPNKPGAEFSKDFIKELAVGAGIGLRFDLQFLILRTDLAFPLRLPHLPKGQRWVFDQIDFGNSSWRQQNFIFNLAIGYPF; this is encoded by the coding sequence ATGAGATCATTGCACTTTAAATATTATTATCTGTTTATCAATTTGGCACTTGTTATGGCACTCTCGGGGTGCAGCAACACCAAATACCTGAACGAGGGGGAATTGCTTTATGTAGGAGGTGATATTGAAGTAAACGGGGCAGAGACCTCCCGGGGAGACAGAAAACGGATTGCAGAAAATATGGAAACCTTATTAAGGCCTAAGCCCAATACCAGTTTTTTAGGCCTTCGTCCTAAATTATATTTTTACAACATAGCCGGTGATTCTGTTGGAACCAAAGGTTTCAGGCATTGGTTAAAATATAAAATGGGTGAACCGCCGGTGTTGTTCTCACAAGTTGACCTGGATTATAACGCAGAGCTTATTAAAGGTTATGCTGAAAATAAAGGATATTTCAATGCCAGTTCAAGTGCAGACTCAACTGCAAAAAACAAAAAAGCCACTGCAGAATATACAGTAGAATTAGGTAGCCCGTATATATATAAAGAGGTGGATTTTCCAAAAGATTCTATACCAGTTACGGCTGCCATTGCAAACACCCGGGAAAAATCACTGCTTAAAGTTGGGGAGCCGTATGACCTTGATGTAATTAAGGCAGAACGGGTAAGAATAGATGCCAATTTAAAAGAAACAGGCTATTACTATTTTAATCCGGATTACCTCCTGGCCAAGGTAGATAGTACAGCAGGAGAAAAAGAAGTCTCCCTTAAAATGGTGCTTAAGGAGGAAACACCTGTTGAAGCAAAAGAAACTTACAGGATCAATAATATCTACATTTTTCCCGATTATTCCCTTGCTGAAGATTCCCTTATTCCCTCACCTCCCGTAGGAAATAAATTCGGCGATTATACCATTGTAGATCCTAAAGAGAAATTTAAACCCAAAATGTTTGAAAGGACCCTGCTTTTTGAAAAAGGGGAATTGTATAACAGAACAGATCATAATAAATCTATAAACCGGCTGGTAAATTTGGGCACATTTAAATTTGTCAAAAACCAGTTTAAAGTGTCAGATTCTGCCACCAACTTGCTCGACACCTATTATTACCTTACACCCCTTCCCAAAAAATCAATAAGGCTGGAATTGTTGGGAAAAACAAATTCGGCAAATTATGCCGGATCAGAAATTAATTTAAGCTGGACAAACCGTAATGCCTTTAAAGGAGCTGAAGAGTTAAGGATCTCGGCCCATGGAGGATTTGAAGTACAGGTAGCAGGGTTGAATCAAGGCTACAATATTTACCGCATAGGAACCGAGGCTACCTTAACATGGCCCAGGTTAATAACTCCTTTTCAAACCCCCTCGAACAGTGCATTTGTTCCTCGTACCAGGGCAACACTGGCGTATGAATTCCAGGCCCGTACAAAACTTTATTCCCTTAATTCCTTCAATACCTCTTTTGGTTATTTGTGGAAAGAAAATCTTAGAAAGGAACATAGGTTAAATGTAATGGACATAACTTTTGTAAACCCATTTAATGTAACCGAACTGTACGAAGAACAAATAGCCCTTAACCCCAATTTGGGAAGAATTATTGAAGAGCAGCTTATTTTTGGCCCTACATACACTTTTACATATACCAATACCATGGCGACAGCCAAAACCCATACCTTTTATTTCCAGGGAGGATTGGACCTTGCGGGTAATATTACCGGTTTGCTCACGGGAGCAAATATAGATTCAGGAGATCCGGTAACTATTTTTGATGTACCATTTAGCCAATATGTAAAGGCCGAAACAGATTTCCGGCATTATATGAAACTTAACAGAGGTCTGGACCTGGCAAGCAGGATCATTATTGGTGCAGGGCTCCCATATGGGAATTCACGGGAATTACCTTTTGTAAAACAATTTTTTGTGGGAGGAAGTAATAGTTTAAGGGCCTTCAGGGCGCGTTCTGTGGGGCCGGGAACATATAATATAGAAGTAGAAGCCTCTTCCTTTTTACCGGATCAATCGGGAGATTTAAAACTTGAATTGAATACTGAACTAAGGGCCGATCTTTTTAGTATTGTGGAAGGAGCTTTGTTTGTTGATGCGGGGAATATTTGGTTAATGAATGAAGATCCAAATAAACCGGGTGCCGAATTTTCAAAGGATTTTATAAAAGAACTGGCTGTGGGAGCCGGGATAGGTTTGCGATTTGATCTTCAATTCCTCATACTAAGGACAGACCTGGCATTTCCACTAAGATTACCACATTTACCAAAAGGACAACGTTGGGTGTTTGATCAAATTGATTTTGGGAATAGCAGCTGGAGACAGCAAAACTTCATCTTTAACCTTGCAATAGGATATCCGTTCTAA
- a CDS encoding M3 family metallopeptidase translates to MVMITVVGTTHQTFAQETPQQKKEMKKTNSFDNPLLAEFQGPYGGVPAFDKMNLDHLRPAMEKGMELHLEEIEKIANNPQPPTFENTIEAMERAGKPLTRTFTYYGIWGSNLSSPEFRAIQTEMAPKISEFSSKISQNKKLFERIKKVYEDSQANPLPYDQQRVVHLIYENFALDGANLDEAAKKRYAEINMELSKLYTKFSNNVLADEENYVVFLEKEQLDGLPESFIKAAAKAAEDRDMKGKYAITNTRSSMDPFLTYSTERELREKVWNNYYSRGDNEDEFDNNKIISQILKLRDERVELMGYDNYAEWRLQNRMAKDPETAMQLMEAVWPAALARVKEEVADMQALADAENAGIKIAPWDYRYYAEKVRKDKYDLDSDEVKQYLQLDNLTQALFFTAGELFNFNFEPVPAGSVPVFHEDVNVWEVTDKTTGEHIGLWYLDPYARQGKRSGAWATTYRSHTTYDGKETVLASNNSNFVKPAPGEPALISWDDAETFFHEFGHALHFLASNVKYPTLNSGVRDYTEFQSQLLERWLSTDRVIDQFLLHHETGEPIPAELVEKIKKASTFNQGFGTTEFLASALMDMKYHTTDPEKIDPKTFEKETLKALNMPEEIVMRHRSPHFGHVFSGEGYATGYYGYLWADVLTSDAAEAFAESPGGFYDKDVAAKLVEFLFAPRNAMDPAEAYRKFRGRDATINALMRDRGFPVPEENKNKENKK, encoded by the coding sequence ATGGTGATGATCACCGTAGTTGGTACTACCCACCAAACTTTTGCTCAGGAAACCCCACAACAAAAAAAAGAGATGAAAAAGACCAATTCATTTGACAACCCCTTATTAGCTGAATTTCAGGGGCCATATGGCGGGGTTCCGGCTTTTGACAAAATGAACCTGGACCACTTGCGGCCGGCCATGGAAAAAGGAATGGAATTGCATCTCGAAGAAATTGAGAAAATTGCAAACAACCCTCAACCTCCCACTTTTGAAAATACCATTGAGGCTATGGAGCGGGCCGGCAAACCCCTTACCCGTACATTTACTTATTATGGTATTTGGGGGAGCAATCTTTCCTCCCCGGAATTTAGAGCTATACAAACAGAAATGGCACCCAAGATCTCGGAATTTTCCTCAAAGATATCCCAGAATAAGAAATTATTTGAGCGTATAAAAAAGGTATACGAGGATTCTCAAGCCAATCCCCTGCCATATGACCAACAACGGGTGGTGCATTTAATTTACGAGAATTTCGCTCTGGATGGTGCTAATCTTGACGAGGCGGCCAAAAAGCGCTATGCCGAGATCAATATGGAACTTTCAAAACTCTACACAAAATTCTCCAATAATGTCCTTGCCGATGAAGAGAATTATGTAGTTTTTCTTGAGAAAGAACAACTTGATGGCCTGCCGGAATCCTTTATAAAAGCAGCAGCGAAAGCTGCAGAGGATCGCGACATGAAAGGAAAATATGCCATTACCAATACCAGGTCTTCCATGGACCCATTCCTTACCTATTCTACGGAAAGAGAACTTCGGGAAAAAGTGTGGAATAATTACTATTCCCGTGGAGATAATGAGGATGAATTCGACAATAATAAGATTATTTCCCAAATCCTTAAGTTGCGGGATGAGCGCGTGGAATTAATGGGTTATGACAATTATGCTGAATGGCGTCTTCAAAACCGGATGGCAAAAGATCCTGAAACCGCGATGCAATTAATGGAGGCGGTATGGCCTGCTGCACTTGCGAGAGTAAAAGAGGAGGTTGCAGATATGCAGGCTCTTGCTGATGCCGAAAATGCCGGTATTAAGATCGCTCCCTGGGATTACCGTTATTATGCTGAAAAAGTGCGGAAGGATAAATATGACCTTGACAGTGATGAAGTAAAACAATACCTTCAACTTGATAATCTTACCCAGGCCCTGTTTTTTACTGCAGGTGAGTTGTTCAACTTCAATTTTGAACCTGTACCAGCAGGATCTGTTCCCGTATTTCATGAAGATGTAAATGTTTGGGAAGTTACAGATAAAACCACAGGTGAACATATAGGTTTATGGTACCTTGATCCATACGCGCGCCAGGGTAAACGTTCAGGGGCGTGGGCCACTACATATAGAAGCCACACCACCTATGATGGAAAAGAAACCGTACTGGCATCCAACAATTCAAATTTCGTAAAACCTGCTCCGGGAGAACCTGCATTGATCTCGTGGGATGATGCCGAAACCTTTTTTCATGAATTTGGACATGCGCTGCATTTCCTTGCGTCAAATGTAAAATATCCTACCCTTAACAGCGGGGTTAGAGATTATACTGAGTTCCAGTCCCAACTTCTGGAACGCTGGTTGTCTACAGACAGGGTAATAGATCAATTCCTTTTACACCACGAAACCGGGGAGCCAATTCCTGCAGAACTGGTAGAAAAGATCAAGAAAGCGTCTACTTTTAATCAGGGGTTTGGCACCACAGAATTTTTAGCTTCGGCACTTATGGATATGAAATATCATACTACAGATCCCGAAAAAATAGATCCTAAAACCTTTGAAAAAGAAACCCTAAAGGCTCTTAATATGCCGGAAGAAATCGTAATGCGCCACCGTTCTCCCCATTTTGGACACGTATTTTCCGGGGAGGGTTATGCAACCGGATATTATGGTTATCTATGGGCAGACGTTCTTACCTCTGATGCTGCAGAAGCATTTGCAGAATCCCCGGGAGGTTTCTATGATAAGGATGTTGCAGCAAAACTGGTAGAATTCCTTTTTGCTCCAAGAAATGCCATGGATCCTGCGGAAGCTTACAGAAAATTTAGAGGCAGGGATGCCACGATCAATGCCCTTATGAGAGACCGAGGGTTCCCTGTACCTGAAGAAAACAAAAATAAGGAGAATAAAAAATAG
- a CDS encoding translocation/assembly module TamB domain-containing protein — MRSFLRKFLKILLWVLGGIITILLLLLLLIQIPAVQNFLKDEAVSFIQNKIETPVRIDNLEIGFPKKIILTGFYFEDQNRDTLAAGERLAVNIDFYKLLSSSVQISSIELEGAVANISRDKDSIFNFDYILEAFATTTPKDTTAAMEISIGTVDLKKVNFTWSDAIIETQIAAKVENLNAQIGIFDPDKLIYEIRELDVDGIRLRMDQGIVQKPTIAQSGTGGEESPLPDLRLGDIDVKRAQITYNNEELNLNSTFDVVELIARVNELQLEQEYVDFEFIELNGLTGNILMDQAESPSPASNDSITQTPPDWKVKLGKANLKDLAVKFRDENSPVIANGMNFMDMDLTNLNLEARDLYYRLDSISGKVNSLTVRDKSGLEVQSFTTEFLYSENSAYLKNLYFQTPNTILQNRIEAEYASIESLENDLGEVFIDANLENSKLAFSDVLLLAPELRDTNPFQSNPNAIVNIHGKVTGKIKDLNISNFEADGIGATSIAISGNIKGLPDVENAYYNLNIRQFRTTSRDLELFLPPGTIPDSITLPERFNLNGNFSGTASNFKTKMNLNSSSGNAVVDASIDMRRKGAEVYNADVILNDFDLGRLIQNDSIGSLTLNIKTNGTGFDPATANTKASGTIQKAEYNSYLYRDIKFDGSMQNGELSANAIMEDPNLDFDLNINGNFSGEYPSLKATANLKNVALDSLNLFTSPLKFQGKITADLQTADPDHLNGEILLTDFIAANATQSFPLDTISIISYAGSPQDSLILKSQLVNAKIKGDYQLTKIGPSLANTISKYYNLSSTPYAVSDTAVIDPQQLSFNIRIEDDPIFNQLIPQMDFMEPITITGRYNSINDSILINGNITRMRYLDYKIVNTAINIENNDDALSYEIDIDDVTSPQVQLFHTNLAGEIKDNSISYRLRIDDSKGDAHYRIAGLMETEETSNRFTLEIDNLMLNYDTWVIPDDNSITITPTGVQATNFNLSHNNNAIRINSQSPDPASPMEIEFDNFQIETISAMISKDTLIAGGTINGDIVLNNLFTTPEFTSELTVENFSFKRDTVGDLRIQVDNLTTNTLQAKIDITGNGNDVELAGLYSTDSGNLDFDLDLRQLNIKSIQGFSYGNITEGSGHLSGDLRLEGTMGEPAIIGDLKFNDVAFRVSPLNSYFQSINDNINFTREGIQLNNFTIQDDEKNELVINGSLNTTNYLDYGFGLTVHADNFRAMNSTAQDNDFYYGVLVLDTRLNVGGNLDQPVVNGSINIKEGTDLTVVLPQEDPTIADREGVVEFVDERSLRLAAMEEMKETFNTSPLQGMDVSVNIDVNDEAKLTLIIDEGNGDYLNLQGDAQLTAGIDPSGKTTLVGRYEFSKGAYEMSFNFIRRRFEIQEGSYILWTGEPTTADINITAIYETDAPPIDLLGNQLANLSPGVRNTYKQELPFETLLQMKGDLMEPILTFDIRLPERNYNVSTDIINNTKVKLAQIRQQPSELNKQVFALLLLNRFIGENPFSSEGGGSSAESLARQSVSKILSQQLNDLAGDLIAGVELNFDLDSTEDYTTGQREQRTDLNVGLSRRLLNDRLKVTIGSSFGLEGPQQTNQQANNIAGDIALDYQLSKDGRYMLRAYRKNQYQVALQGQVIETGVGFIITMDYNYFMEIFGKNVDK, encoded by the coding sequence TTGAGATCATTCTTACGAAAATTTCTAAAAATTCTTTTATGGGTATTGGGGGGCATCATAACAATTTTGTTGCTCCTCCTTCTGCTTATCCAAATCCCGGCCGTTCAAAATTTCCTTAAAGACGAAGCAGTTTCCTTTATTCAAAATAAAATTGAAACCCCTGTGAGAATTGATAATCTCGAAATAGGCTTCCCAAAAAAAATTATCCTTACGGGGTTCTACTTTGAAGATCAAAACCGGGATACCCTTGCAGCCGGTGAAAGGCTTGCAGTAAATATTGATTTTTATAAATTGTTAAGCAGCTCTGTTCAAATAAGTTCTATAGAACTGGAAGGAGCAGTAGCAAATATCTCCCGTGACAAGGATTCAATATTTAATTTTGATTATATCCTCGAAGCGTTTGCTACCACCACCCCCAAAGATACCACCGCAGCCATGGAAATTTCCATAGGCACCGTTGATCTTAAAAAGGTGAATTTCACCTGGAGTGATGCCATTATTGAAACCCAGATTGCGGCCAAGGTGGAAAATCTGAATGCCCAAATAGGAATATTTGATCCCGACAAGCTTATATATGAGATCAGGGAATTGGATGTTGATGGGATAAGGCTAAGAATGGACCAGGGAATTGTGCAAAAACCCACAATCGCGCAAAGTGGAACTGGTGGAGAAGAGTCCCCCCTCCCCGATCTTAGATTAGGGGATATAGATGTGAAAAGAGCCCAGATCACCTATAATAATGAGGAATTAAATTTAAATTCCACTTTTGACGTAGTGGAATTGATCGCCAGGGTTAATGAACTGCAATTGGAGCAGGAATATGTTGATTTTGAATTTATTGAGTTAAACGGATTAACAGGAAATATACTAATGGACCAGGCGGAATCACCTTCTCCCGCTTCAAATGATTCTATTACCCAAACCCCACCCGACTGGAAAGTGAAATTAGGCAAGGCGAACCTTAAGGACCTTGCCGTAAAGTTTAGAGACGAAAATTCGCCGGTTATTGCCAATGGAATGAATTTTATGGATATGGACCTTACCAACCTTAATTTGGAGGCCAGGGATCTTTATTACCGGCTTGATTCAATTTCAGGAAAAGTAAATTCCCTTACAGTACGCGATAAGAGCGGTCTCGAGGTTCAATCCTTTACTACGGAATTTTTATATTCAGAAAATTCGGCTTATTTAAAAAACCTTTATTTCCAAACCCCGAACACCATTTTGCAAAACCGGATTGAGGCAGAATACGCCTCCATTGAATCATTGGAAAATGACCTTGGAGAGGTATTTATAGATGCCAATCTTGAAAATAGTAAACTGGCCTTTAGTGATGTTTTACTTTTGGCGCCTGAGTTGCGAGATACCAATCCGTTTCAAAGTAACCCCAATGCAATTGTAAACATTCATGGAAAAGTTACGGGAAAGATAAAAGACCTTAACATCTCAAACTTTGAAGCCGATGGAATTGGTGCTACTTCCATTGCAATAAGCGGTAATATCAAAGGCCTTCCCGATGTGGAAAATGCTTATTACAACCTCAACATCCGCCAATTCCGTACCACCTCCCGTGACCTTGAATTATTTCTTCCGCCGGGAACTATTCCCGATAGCATAACCCTGCCGGAGCGTTTTAATTTAAACGGAAATTTTAGCGGGACAGCTTCCAACTTCAAAACAAAAATGAACCTGAACAGCAGTTCCGGAAATGCCGTGGTAGATGCCAGTATTGATATGCGAAGAAAAGGGGCCGAGGTTTACAACGCAGATGTTATCCTCAATGATTTTGACCTGGGAAGGTTGATCCAGAATGATTCTATTGGTTCTCTTACCCTTAATATAAAAACCAACGGGACAGGTTTTGATCCAGCCACTGCCAACACGAAGGCCTCCGGAACTATTCAAAAAGCTGAATATAACAGTTATTTATACAGGGATATAAAATTCGATGGTTCCATGCAAAATGGAGAACTTAGTGCAAATGCCATCATGGAAGATCCCAATCTGGATTTCGACCTGAACATTAACGGAAATTTTTCCGGAGAATATCCTTCCCTAAAGGCCACCGCAAATCTTAAAAATGTTGCCCTGGACTCTCTTAATCTATTTACATCACCTTTAAAATTTCAGGGGAAAATTACCGCCGACCTTCAAACCGCAGATCCTGATCATTTAAACGGGGAGATCCTTTTAACCGATTTTATTGCTGCAAATGCTACACAAAGTTTTCCGCTGGATACTATTTCAATTATATCCTATGCCGGTTCACCCCAGGATAGTCTTATTTTAAAGTCTCAGCTTGTTAACGCAAAAATAAAAGGAGATTATCAACTTACTAAAATAGGCCCTTCCCTTGCCAACACCATTTCAAAATACTACAATCTCTCCTCTACCCCTTACGCAGTAAGTGATACTGCTGTAATTGATCCGCAGCAGTTGAGTTTTAATATAAGAATAGAAGATGATCCTATTTTTAATCAATTGATCCCTCAAATGGATTTTATGGAACCCATTACTATAACAGGGAGATATAACAGTATCAATGACAGTATTCTTATAAATGGAAACATTACCCGAATGCGATATCTGGATTATAAAATAGTGAATACAGCAATAAATATCGAAAATAATGATGATGCCCTAAGCTATGAAATAGATATTGATGATGTTACCAGCCCACAGGTGCAATTGTTTCATACTAACCTGGCGGGAGAAATAAAAGATAATTCTATTTCCTACCGCCTCCGGATAGACGATTCCAAAGGAGACGCTCATTACAGGATTGCAGGGCTTATGGAAACAGAGGAAACCTCGAACAGGTTCACCTTAGAGATTGATAATCTTATGCTGAATTATGACACCTGGGTAATCCCTGATGACAACAGTATAACAATTACGCCAACCGGGGTGCAGGCTACGAATTTCAATTTGAGCCATAACAATAATGCAATCAGGATCAATTCCCAATCACCAGATCCCGCCTCTCCAATGGAAATTGAATTTGATAATTTCCAAATTGAGACCATAAGCGCAATGATCTCTAAAGACACTTTAATTGCCGGGGGAACAATTAACGGGGATATTGTGCTGAACAATCTTTTTACTACTCCCGAATTTACCTCAGAACTTACGGTGGAAAATTTCAGTTTTAAAAGGGATACAGTGGGTGATCTTCGAATTCAGGTAGATAATTTAACCACCAATACCCTGCAGGCAAAAATTGATATAACCGGAAACGGAAATGATGTTGAACTTGCAGGGCTTTACAGCACAGATTCCGGAAATCTGGATTTTGATCTTGACCTTCGCCAATTAAATATAAAAAGCATTCAGGGATTTTCCTATGGCAATATAACCGAAGGGAGCGGTCATTTATCGGGAGATCTCAGGCTGGAAGGAACAATGGGAGAACCGGCAATTATTGGAGATTTGAAATTCAATGATGTAGCCTTCCGTGTATCACCATTAAACAGCTATTTCCAGTCCATTAATGATAATATAAATTTCACCCGGGAAGGAATTCAATTAAATAATTTTACCATTCAGGATGATGAGAAGAATGAATTGGTAATTAACGGGTCGTTAAATACCACTAATTATCTGGATTATGGATTTGGATTAACCGTGCATGCAGATAATTTCCGGGCGATGAACTCTACTGCACAGGATAATGATTTTTATTACGGAGTCCTGGTATTGGATACCCGTTTAAATGTAGGAGGAAACCTTGACCAACCAGTTGTAAACGGAAGTATCAATATTAAGGAAGGAACAGACCTTACCGTAGTTTTACCCCAGGAAGATCCCACGATTGCCGACAGGGAGGGTGTGGTAGAGTTTGTAGATGAACGCAGCCTGAGATTGGCGGCAATGGAAGAAATGAAAGAAACTTTTAACACCTCCCCCTTACAGGGAATGGATGTTTCAGTGAATATTGATGTTAATGACGAAGCCAAATTGACCCTTATAATTGATGAAGGAAATGGGGATTATTTAAATTTACAGGGGGATGCACAACTTACGGCTGGCATAGACCCTTCGGGAAAAACAACTCTGGTTGGAAGATATGAGTTCTCAAAAGGCGCTTATGAAATGTCATTTAATTTTATACGCCGTAGATTCGAGATCCAGGAAGGGAGCTACATTTTATGGACTGGGGAGCCTACTACGGCAGACATAAATATTACGGCCATATATGAAACTGATGCCCCTCCCATTGATCTTCTTGGTAACCAGCTTGCAAATCTTTCTCCGGGAGTAAGGAACACCTACAAACAGGAATTGCCTTTTGAAACCCTGCTTCAAATGAAGGGGGACTTAATGGAACCCATACTCACATTTGATATTAGATTACCGGAAAGAAATTACAATGTTTCTACAGATATCATTAATAACACCAAGGTGAAACTTGCCCAGATCCGGCAGCAACCATCTGAGTTAAATAAACAGGTTTTTGCCTTGCTGCTGCTCAATAGATTTATAGGAGAAAATCCTTTTTCGAGTGAAGGCGGAGGTTCGAGTGCCGAGTCGCTGGCTCGTCAAAGTGTGAGTAAGATCCTCTCCCAACAGCTTAATGATCTGGCCGGAGATCTTATAGCAGGAGTTGAATTGAACTTTGACCTTGATTCTACTGAAGACTATACCACAGGACAGCGGGAACAACGTACAGACCTAAATGTAGGTTTATCAAGACGCCTTTTAAATGACAGGTTAAAAGTTACCATAGGCAGTAGTTTTGGCCTGGAAGGACCACAGCAAACCAATCAGCAGGCCAATAATATTGCAGGTGATATAGCCCTGGATTATCAATTATCCAAAGATGGCAGGTATATGTTGAGAGCTTACAGGAAAAACCAATATCAGGTGGCCCTGCAAGGACAGGTTATTGAAACCGGTGTTGGTTTCATTATCACCATGGATTACAATTATTTTATGGAAATTTTTGGTAAGAACGTAGATAAATAA
- the proC gene encoding pyrroline-5-carboxylate reductase — protein MRLLVIGAGNMGLTYSEGMANSPLLSRHKLMLYDKSPELLVSLSKIEHFDVYDKIEDCLPKADVVFLAIKPYHCESLFEEIKLLVNKDQIFVSIMAGVTINKIQQGLEIKKVIRAMPNLPAQVGKGVTSYTGAKEVSRVELLMIRSLLDTTGESIRVENENYIDASTGISGSGPAYVFYFMQSMLEAALKMGFSPNDSKVLVSKTFEGAVELFNQSDLSPETWMDRVASKGGTTRAALDSMEDNNVKELIKDAAYAAFDRAVELGKQ, from the coding sequence ATGAGATTACTTGTAATTGGAGCCGGAAATATGGGGCTCACCTATTCTGAAGGAATGGCGAACTCCCCCTTATTAAGCCGGCATAAATTAATGTTGTATGATAAATCTCCTGAGCTACTTGTCTCTCTGAGTAAAATAGAGCACTTTGATGTGTATGATAAAATCGAGGATTGTCTTCCCAAAGCAGATGTTGTCTTTCTGGCGATTAAACCTTATCACTGTGAAAGCCTCTTTGAAGAAATAAAATTATTGGTTAACAAAGATCAGATCTTCGTATCTATTATGGCCGGGGTAACTATTAATAAAATCCAGCAGGGACTGGAGATCAAAAAAGTTATAAGGGCGATGCCAAATTTACCCGCACAGGTAGGTAAAGGGGTCACCTCTTATACAGGGGCCAAAGAAGTATCACGGGTAGAGCTTTTGATGATACGAAGCTTATTGGATACCACCGGGGAATCTATACGTGTTGAAAATGAAAACTATATAGATGCTTCCACAGGTATTTCCGGGAGTGGTCCTGCCTATGTATTCTACTTTATGCAGTCTATGTTAGAAGCCGCTTTAAAAATGGGCTTTTCTCCTAATGATTCAAAAGTTTTGGTAAGTAAAACCTTTGAAGGTGCAGTGGAGTTATTTAACCAAAGTGACCTTTCTCCTGAAACCTGGATGGATCGTGTGGCATCAAAAGGTGGAACTACCCGGGCTGCATTGGATTCAATGGAGGACAATAATGTAAAAGAACTTATTAAAGATGCTGCCTATGCTGCTTTTGACAGGGCAGTGGAATTAGGTAAACAATAA